GAGGATCCCGCCCGCATTTTCCGCGCGCTCGAGAACATGCTCCTCTCGTTGCGCGAGACCGGCCACGGCGACGCCTTCGACTTCTTCATCCTCAGCGACTCGAACCAGCCCGATAACTGGATCGACGAGGAATGCGCCTGGGTGAGCCTGTGCTCCCGACTCGAGGCCTACGGGCGCGTGTTTTACCGCAAGCGCCGCGTCTCGCTGAACGGAAAGAGCGGCAACATCGCCGACTTCTGCCGCCGCTGGGGCAGGCGCTACCGCTACATGGTCATTCTCGACGCCGACAGCGTGATGACCGGTTCCGCCTTCGTGCGCCTCGCCCGCGCGATGGATGCCAACCCGCAGGTCGGCCTCATCCAGACGCAGCCCGCCATCATCCGGGGCACCTCGGTCTACCAGCGCCTCGTCCAGTTCTCCACCCACACGCTCGGCCCGATCTTTGCTGCCGGCTCGAATTTCTGGCACCTCGCCGGCGCCAACTACTGGGGCCACAACGCCATCATCCGGCTCCAGCCATTCATGGAGCATTGCGTGCTGCCCGAGCTCCCGGGTCGCAGCGCCGCAGCCCGTCACATTCTCAGCCACGATACCGTCGAGGCCGCGCTCATGCAGCAGGCCGGCTATCAGGTGTGGTTCGCCTACGACGAGTCCGGCAGCTACGAGGAAGGGCCGCCGAACCTCACCGAGAGCCTCAAGCGCGACCGCCGCTGGTGCCAGGGCAATCTCCAGCACTTCTGGTTCCTCTTCGCGCCGCGCACGGGATTCACGAACCGGATCCACATCTTCTTCGGCCTCATGGCCTATCTGAGCGCGCCGTTGCTCGTCGTTTTCATCGCGCTGAACGCCATCGACTTCTACGGCAAGCAACAGCGAGCCCTGCTCTCCTCCCAACTCTCCCTCGCGAGCGAGACGTGGTGGACCAGCCTGCTCCTGCTCGGCCTCACGCTCATCCTTCTCTTCGCCTCGAAGTTCTTCGGACTTCTCTACACGCTTGTTCGCCGCAAGCTCTTCGGCGGCCTGGGCTCGGTGCTCGGCGGCAGTGTCATCGAAACGGTCGCGTCCGTGCTGCTCGCGCCAATCATGCTGTGGTATTACACGCAATTCGTCGTGCTGACCCTGCTCGGCGTGAAGGTCACGTGGAAAACGCAGAATCGGAGCGACTCCGCCATTCCCTTCGGACAGGCCGTGCGCGAATACGGCCTGCTCACTCTCGCCGGCATCGTCATCACCGCCGCGACCCTCCACTGGGCGCCCGTGCTCACCCTCTGGCTCTCACCGCTGCTCCTCGGCTGGCTGCTCGCCGTGCCCTTTGTCATGCTCACCAGCTCCGACCGCATCGGCCAGTGGCTGCGGCGGCGCCGTTTGCTGCTCATTCCCGAGGAAATCCATCCCCCCGCGATCCTCGCCAACCTCGACGAACCGCCCGAGGCTCTCATTCGTCCCCTCACCCTCGCGAATACCCCGCACTACGGCCTCCTCCAGGCGCTCCTCGCTCCCTTCGCGAACGCCGTCCACATCTCACTGCTCCGCCGCTCCCGCGTGCACGCGAAGCACAAGCAGGACTACCTCGACGCCCTCACCACCCGCCTGCTCACCGAAGGGCCCGACGTCCTTTCCCGGCGCGAAATGATGGCCCTGCTCTGGAGTTCGGAATCCCTCATCTCCCTCCACCGCCGCCTCTGGCAGGCGAGCGAGACGGAACTGCACCCGTGGTGGCGCTTCGCGATGCATCACTACAATGAGGCCCAGGCCGCGCGCCAGACGCCTTAGGCCTCAGCGGTCGTCGATCGCGTTATCCGTGCCCACGTATTGGGGCGAAACTGTATCGTAGCGTCCGTTCGAAGAAGCGGACCTTCCGGACGATCGCCTGGAAGATCGGGAATCCGAGCGATCCCCGCCGCCAAAAACGCGACTCCACCAGCTCCGCGCCTTGTGAGTCGCGGTATGCACCCCCGATTCGATGTGATCTCCGGTCGCGGCGACCACACTTCGAGCCCGGCGAGATTCCCGCTCCACACTCGAGCATCCGATCGCCCCTACCAACATCATCGACACGAAAATCACACGCCATCTCACACCGCTATTTCGCGGCAGAAGCTCCCCTTGGACGACTCAAAAACGCCTTCCATCCAAAGAACGTTCTGAACGTCAGGGAATACCCGCCGCGATAACGGCGCCCCGGGGGCGCCGGGACACCGTTATTCACCGCGAAGATCAGCCTCAGAGACTCGAACCCGCCGGCAGGCGCACGAGGCGCTGAACCGTCGGCGAGGAAAGGTTTCCAACGGTGTCCGACGCGTAAACGCGGACCTTGTTGGTGCCCAGTCGAAGCTTCACGCGGGCCTTCCATTTGTTGCGGCCCTTTGCCAGCTTGAGCGGGCCATTGTTCACTCGCACGAACACCTGGGTCACCTTGGTCAGGTCGTCTTTCGCGCTGCCCTTCACGAGGAAGCTCTGAGCGGTCGTCAATGCCGACCGCCCGCCGTCGATCTTCGGCACCGGCGGTTGATCGATCACCAGGCGAATCGACCATCCGCCCGCGATCACCCCCCCGTTGTTGTCCTGATCGTCATACACGTAAAGCGCCCACGCTCCGCTGGGCTTCAGGCCGTTGAAAATCGACAGGTTCGAACCCGCGGACGAAGGCGCCGGCGACGGGAAGAAATCCGCCGTGCTCTCGTAATTCGCCGGGCCGTAGGTGCCAGTCGCGATCTGGCTGCCGTTGGGAATTACCCCCGCGCCATCGGCAAAAGTCACATCCGCGCCGTTCACCGGCAGATTCGCGCCCGCGTCGGACATGAGGATGATCCCCGCGCCGTTCGGCCCCACCAGCATGATGTCGAGGTCGTCGGGATTCGTATGGGTCAGCCCCTTCAACGTCACGCTGATCGAGGCAATCTTGCCCTTCGGAAAGAGCGACGAGATGGAAGAAGGATACGGCGAGCCCTGCGCGCTCAGCCCGGTGGAGAGGACAATCGGACTCGTGTTCGAGAACTTGATCACCTCCGTCGCATGCAGCAACCCGCCACAAAAAAGGCCGGCAGCGCCGGCAATCACACCTCTCAGGATCCCACATCCCGAGCCAAAATTATTTTTTTTTGAATCCATCTGAAATCTACGCGCGAGTTTCCCAAACTTGCGGAATTCTTTTGAGCGATGGCGATATTGCGGATGGCGGTCCTTCGTCCGAGACTCGAATCGCATGTCGAACGAACTCGCCGCCGCCACGTCGCCCTATCTGCTCCAGCACGCGGACAACCCCGTGCACTGGCACGAGTGGAACGCGGCCGCCTTCGCCCGCGCGCAGGCCGAGAACAAACCCGTCTTCCTCTCGATCGGCTACTCGACCTGTCACTGGTGCCACGTGATGGCGCATGAATCGTTCGAGAATCCGGAGATCGCCGCCGTCCTCAACGAGTTCTACGTCAGCATCAAGGTCGACCGCGAAGAACGCCCCGACATCGACCGCCTCTACATGGCCTTCGTGCAGGCGACGACCGGCAGCGGCGGCTGGCCCATGAGCGTGTGGCTCACGCCGAAGGGCGAGCCGTTCTTCGGCGGCACCTACTTTCCGCCGACGGACCGCTACGGCCGGCCGGGATTCGCCACCGTCCTCGAGCGGATCGCCGAGCTCTGGGCCGCGGAACCGGATCGCATCCTCGCGCAGGGCGCCGACGTCATCGCCTCTCTCCGCGAAACCTCCACGCCGCCGTCCGCCAGCCTCGAACTCAACGCGGCCCCGCTCCTCGCCGGATTCGACGCGTTCGCGACAAACTACGATGCCGCCCGTGGCGGCTTCGGCGGCGGCCCGAAGTTTCCGCGTCCATCCGTCTTCAATTTCCTCCTCCGCCGGCCCGAGCCCGAGGCGCTCGAGATAACGCTCCACACCCTGCGCGCGATGGCCGCCGGCGGCATGCGGGATCACCTCGGCGGCGGCTTCCACCGCTACTCGGTCGACGGCGCGTGGCACGTCCCGCACTTCGAGAAAATGCTCTACGACCAGGCGCAGCTTGTCGGCTCGTATCTCGACGCCTGGCAGATCACCGGCGACGCCCATTTTGCCGTGCTCGTCCGCGAGACTCTCGGCTACGTCACGCGCGATCTCACCCACGCGCAGGGCGGCTTTTTCTCCGCCGAGGATGCCGACAGCCTGCTCGAGCATGGCCAGCCCGCGCACGCCGAGGGCGCGTTCTACGTCTGGTCTCACGATGAAATCGGGCGCCTTCTCGGCCCCGAACGCGCCGCGATTTTCGGTCAACGCTACGGCGTCGAGTCCGGCGGCAACGTCGATCCCGCCGCCGATCCGCATCACGAATTCACCGGCAAGAACATCCTCGTCGAGCGCGCCGCCGAGCCCGCGCTCGAGGCCGAACGCGCCATCCTTTTCGAGGCTCGGGCGAGGCGGCCCCGCCCGCATCTCGACGACAAGATTCTCACCGCCTGGAACGGTCTCATGATTTCCGCGTTCGCCCGCACTGGCGCCGCGATGGATGCGCCCGATTATCTCGCGATTGCCCGCCGCGCCGCGGAATTCGTCCGGGCGGAATTATTCGACCCGGCGACCGGCGAACTCCTCCGCACCTGGCGCGACGGCCGCGCGTCGATTCGCGCCTTCACCGAGGATTATGCGTTCCTCATCCAGGCCCTGCTCGATCTCTACGAGGCCGACCTCGATCCCGCGTGGTTCGAGTGGGCGCAAGAGCTCCAGGCGAAGCAGGATGCGCTCTTCTTCGACGAATCCACCGGCTCCTACCTCGGCAGCGCGGAGGGCGATCCGCTTGTGCCGCTGCGCCTGCGTGACGACTACGACGGCGCCGAGCCCTCGGCCAACGCCGTCGCCACGCGCAATCTTCTCCGCCTCGCGTGGATGACCCACGACGACGCCTTCACGGAACGGGCGCGCCGCATTCTCGCATCCTTCGAGACGATTCTTCATCGCATGCCTTCCGCCGTGCCGCAGATGCTCTGCGCGCTGGACATGTTCCTCACGCCGCCGCGTCAATTCGTGATCGCCGGTCCGGATCCTCAGGAGTTCCTGCGCGCGATCCATCGTCGCCACGAGCCAAATCGCGTCGTTGTTCGCGCCGGCCACACGCCGGCGACCGCCGCCATGCTCCCGGTGAAGGGCCGCGCCGCACTCTACGTTTGCGAGGATTTCGCCTGCCGCGCGCCAATCACCGATCCGACGGCAATCTAGGCCGTCAGCATGGCCGCGCCAAAGACGCCGGCACTGTCTCCGAGCGTGGGCTTGAGCAGCGCGGCCTCGAAGGTCGGCGCGAAAATGTGCGACGAAATTTTCGCCCGCGTCTCATCGGAATACAGCGCGTCGATGTTGCCCACACCGCCGCCAACCACGACGGCATGCGGGTCGAACGTGTCGATGATGATCGCCAGCGCGCGCGCGAAGGTATCCGTCATCCGCGTCATCGTCGCGATGGCGTGCGGATCGGTCCCCGCG
The sequence above is drawn from the Chthoniobacterales bacterium genome and encodes:
- a CDS encoding thioredoxin domain-containing protein is translated as MSNELAAATSPYLLQHADNPVHWHEWNAAAFARAQAENKPVFLSIGYSTCHWCHVMAHESFENPEIAAVLNEFYVSIKVDREERPDIDRLYMAFVQATTGSGGWPMSVWLTPKGEPFFGGTYFPPTDRYGRPGFATVLERIAELWAAEPDRILAQGADVIASLRETSTPPSASLELNAAPLLAGFDAFATNYDAARGGFGGGPKFPRPSVFNFLLRRPEPEALEITLHTLRAMAAGGMRDHLGGGFHRYSVDGAWHVPHFEKMLYDQAQLVGSYLDAWQITGDAHFAVLVRETLGYVTRDLTHAQGGFFSAEDADSLLEHGQPAHAEGAFYVWSHDEIGRLLGPERAAIFGQRYGVESGGNVDPAADPHHEFTGKNILVERAAEPALEAERAILFEARARRPRPHLDDKILTAWNGLMISAFARTGAAMDAPDYLAIARRAAEFVRAELFDPATGELLRTWRDGRASIRAFTEDYAFLIQALLDLYEADLDPAWFEWAQELQAKQDALFFDESTGSYLGSAEGDPLVPLRLRDDYDGAEPSANAVATRNLLRLAWMTHDDAFTERARRILASFETILHRMPSAVPQMLCALDMFLTPPRQFVIAGPDPQEFLRAIHRRHEPNRVVVRAGHTPATAAMLPVKGRAALYVCEDFACRAPITDPTAI
- the mdoH gene encoding glucans biosynthesis glucosyltransferase MdoH, with translation MKFSRAADLPAEAASLRQALFLATGGGITIAGAWLLFATYRHDGVTWLEGVLLALFIVLFGQIAFGFSIAFWGFLIRLRREPYQIMRTLEDADPATPPGSTAIVMPVYNEDPARIFRALENMLLSLRETGHGDAFDFFILSDSNQPDNWIDEECAWVSLCSRLEAYGRVFYRKRRVSLNGKSGNIADFCRRWGRRYRYMVILDADSVMTGSAFVRLARAMDANPQVGLIQTQPAIIRGTSVYQRLVQFSTHTLGPIFAAGSNFWHLAGANYWGHNAIIRLQPFMEHCVLPELPGRSAAARHILSHDTVEAALMQQAGYQVWFAYDESGSYEEGPPNLTESLKRDRRWCQGNLQHFWFLFAPRTGFTNRIHIFFGLMAYLSAPLLVVFIALNAIDFYGKQQRALLSSQLSLASETWWTSLLLLGLTLILLFASKFFGLLYTLVRRKLFGGLGSVLGGSVIETVASVLLAPIMLWYYTQFVVLTLLGVKVTWKTQNRSDSAIPFGQAVREYGLLTLAGIVITAATLHWAPVLTLWLSPLLLGWLLAVPFVMLTSSDRIGQWLRRRRLLLIPEEIHPPAILANLDEPPEALIRPLTLANTPHYGLLQALLAPFANAVHISLLRRSRVHAKHKQDYLDALTTRLLTEGPDVLSRREMMALLWSSESLISLHRRLWQASETELHPWWRFAMHHYNEAQAARQTP